In Parabacteroides timonensis, the genomic stretch TAGACCGGCACGCCATGTATAACTGTCCGCTGGCTGTTATAGGCCAGTAGCAGGATACTGCCGAACTGAACCAGGAAACGGACTAAAAGAAGGGCCACGACACCCCAGTAAAAATAGGAACTTGCCGAAAGCAGGATATTCTTCCAGTCGGTCTTCACCACCACATCGGGTGTTACGGTGATTTCCGGCAAGATGGCCGAATACATCTGTATCACTTCCGTCATCGGCTCCTGTTCTTTTACCCATTCCTGTATATTAAGCAAGGGGTAAAGTAGCGCCAAGCCAAAGAAAGCAAGGAGAGAGATACGGCGCAACTTAAAGAACGTGTCCTTATAAAAGAGCAAACGGTAGAAGGCATAAAAGAGTACAAAGGCTACATTCACCTTCAGAAAGTAGGCAAATTCCGGTGTCATGGTAATAAGGTGTTAAAAGGTTTATTCTTTTCCTTTTTCTATCAGATCGATGATGTCTTTCAAATCATCCGTAGAGATCTTCTGCTCTTTGGCGAAGAAGGAAACCATCTCTTTGTATGAGTCTTCAAAGTAGTTACGAACAACACCGCTCATAAAGGTTCGTTTATATTCGCTCTCCGGTATCAGCGGAGTATATTCGTACGTATTACCATAGCGTTTGTTCTTCACATACTTTTTACGTTCCAGATTTTTCACGATAGAAGCAAGCGTGGTGTAAGGGGGCTTCGGGTCCGGATACTTCGCCAGTATATCTTTAACGAAACAAGGACCAATCTGCCATATCCAGCGCATTACCTCTTCTTCCTGCATTGTCAATTTTTCCATGATTCCTATTTATTTACGATTATATCGCAAATCTACGAAAATATCGTACACGCACAATAAATAAGAAGTTAATAAGTATTAAAGAAAATTTTCCAAAACGATCACGCGCTTAACAATTTATCTCCAAAAATTCAATACTTTTGTAATTCAATTCTAATACCATAATTTATAAAGTATAGATACTATGCAACAAACAACCCTTACAAAAATTCCACGCATCGAAGTGGTAGACGCTCTGCGTGGCTTTGCCGTACTGGCAATTATTCTTGTTCATAACCTGGAACACTTCATCTTTCCGGTATATCCCGATCCAGCCAGTCAACCGGAATGGCTTAATATCCTCGACGAAGGTGTATTCAGTGTTATTTTCTCTCTCTTTGCAGGGAAAGCCTATGCTATCTTTTCGCTCTTATTCGGTTTCACATTTTATATTCAATATACCAATCAACTAAGAAAAGGAAAAGACTTCGGATACCGTTTCCTCTGGCGTCTGCTTCTACTGGCAGGTTTTGCCACATTGAACGCCGCCTTTTTCCCGGCAGGTGACGTATTACTGCTTTTCTGCTTTGTCGGCTTGTTCCTATTCCTCGTCCGCAAATGGAACGACAAGGCTGTACTGATCGCTGCAATCATCCTTTTGCTGCAACCTGTAGAATGGTTCCATTACATCGCCAGCCTATTCAATCCTGAATATACTTTACCTAATCTGGGTGTTGGTGATATGTATGGCGAAGTAGCCGAATACACCAAAGAAGGTAATTTCTGGAAATTCATCTGGGGCAATGTAACGCTTGGACAGAAGGCAAGCTTGTTCTGGGCAATCGGTGCAGGACGCTTCTTGCAAACAGCCGGACTATTTATGCTGGGATTATTGATAGGCAGAAAACAACTGTTCGTTACTTCCGACAGCAACACTCGCTTCTGGGTAAAGGCACTCATCATTTCTTCCATCCTGTTCTGCCCGCTTTACCAACTAAAAGTAATGCTGTATGATAACATCGACGTTCCAATGATTAAGCAAACAGTAGGTGTCATCCTCGATATGTGGCAGAAATTTGCTTTCACAGCCGTATTGGTTGCCTCTTTTGTACTGCTCTATCAGAAAGAATCATTCAAGAAACTCACAGCTGGATTACGCTTTTACGGTAAGATGAGTTTGACAAACTATATCTCTCAATCCATTATGGGGGCTATTATCTATTTCCCCTTTGGATTATACCTGGCACCTTATTGCGGATACACAGTCAGCCTGTTGATCGGCTTCGTACTGTTCCTGTTGCAGGTAAGTTTCTGTAAATGGTGGCTGAAAGGCCATAAACAAGGGCCTCTGGAAAGCATCTGGCACAAGCTGACCTGGATCAATTCAAAATAACAGGGTAAATCTGGTTTAAAACGAAATATATCCGATAGTATCGATTGCTGCAAAACAAGCACTTATTCCTATAAGGAGATTTTTGTATTAAGAAAAGGATCAGAGGAAGAAGGAATTTCGTACTGAAGGAATGAGAAAAATCACACTAAGCATTTGCTTGTCGATAATTGTCGACAAGCCTGTTCATAATTGTCGACAAGCTTTCCCACAATTGTCAACAAGCCTGTCGACAATTATCAACAACAAACTTCTAAAGGATGTCCTGTCCTGAAATAAGTTGACAAAACACCAGGGTAAACTTATGTCAGGACAGGACAGTCGAAACGAGAAAGATCATATTCCCAAAGCAGGGCCTCGGAAATAAAATAATGATTTATCAAACACCCAAAAGATCTATTCTTATAAAATAAGTAATTCTTCCAACGCTTCCGCTAAAGCATCTATCTCGTCCTCACTCAGGATTCCGATCAACTTTCCTATACGTTGTTTATCTATTGTACATATCTGCTCTGTAGCTAACATTCCTTCTTTACCATCTAAAGAGCACTTAACCCGCCAGGGATAAGATTTTACTGTTGACGTCAAAGGAATAATAATTACCGTATTCAAATGTCGATTCAACTCATTCGGTGAAACAACCGCAGCAGGTCTGATCTTATTTATCTCACTTCCTTTCGTTGGATTAAAATCGACCCAGTAGATTGAATATTGCTCTATTTGTTCCATTCTATCTCCTCCATATCTTCATCTTCAAAAACATCAGGAATAAGTAATTCATCATCTCCCGCTGCATGCATTTCCTTTGCAGCCGCTTCCCAAATCCGTCGGGGAACAGGTTTAATAATAATACTATTATCCTCCAAAGTGACAAATACCTGATCTTTAACCGCCAGGTTCAGCCGTTTTAGTATGTGTGAAGGCAGTATAACCCCCATACTATTTCCTATTTGTACAATATTTCTTTCCATACATCCAATATGTTATAACATTATCTTTACACAAAGACAGTAATAAGAGCATCACGTTATAACATTATTCTGTTAAAAGATATATCTACAAATAATAACCTTAGATCAATTTAGAATAGAACCAATTGACAATATAATCAAGATATGTACTATTTAATTCCATTTTGTGCAAATGTTTTCGCACACACATTATAGGATATTAAATATAATCTACTACTTTTGCACTGGAATATAAATGTTTATGCCATGGATAAAAAAGTAATAACCTTTGGAGAGATAATGCTCAGACTGGCCACACCAGATTATCTCCGTTTTAGTCAGAGTAATCAATTGAATGCCACCTTTGGCGGTGGTGAAGCCAATGTTGCCGTATCGTTGGCAAATTACGGGATTGCAGCAGAGTTTGTTACCCGTTTACCGAAAAACGACATTGCACGGGCCTGTGTAATGGATTTACGTAAATATGGTGTAGGAACTTCACATATTGTTTATGGGGGCGACCGCCTGGGTATCTATTTCCTGGAAACAGGAGCCGTAGCCCGTGCCAGCAAAGTTGTTTACGATCGTGCACATTCTTCGATTGCTGAAATCCAGCCGGGAATGATCAATTGGGAAGAGGTATTGAAAGATGCTTCCTGGTTCCACTGGACAGGTATCACGCCGGCGATCTCTCAAGGTGCTGCCGATGCTTGCCTGGAAGCGATCCAGACAGCTAACAAACTGGGTATTCCCGTATCCTGTGATATTAACTACCGCAAGAACCTGTGGAAGTATGGAAAGACAGCTTCCGAAATAATGCCGGCACTGGTTGCCGGATGCGACGTTATCCTGGGAAATGAAGAGGATGCAGAAAAGGTATTCGGTATCAAACCAGAAGGATTTGACGTAGCACAAACAGCCGGTGAAGTGAACGCTGCCGAATTTGAATCGGTTTGTACACAGTTGATGGCAAAATTCCCACGTGCAAAGAAAGTGATCATTACACTGCGTGGTTCGATCAATGCGAACCACAATACATGGGGTGGTGTTCTCTATGCAGACGGTAAACTATATCAATCACGCCGTTACGATATCACACATATCGTAGACCGTGTAGGCGGTGGCGACTCATTTATGGGTGGTTTGATCTATGGCCTGCTTACTTATACGACCGACGATCAGAAAGCACTCGACTTCGCTGTTGCCGCTTCCTGCCTGAAACATACGATCTATGGTGACTTCAACCAGGTAACTGTCGACGAAGTGGAGAAACTGATGGAAGGCGACGGTTCAGGACGAGTTTCAAGATAGTTGAAAATTGACAGTTGACATTTAATATATTAAAGAATACATAGTTATGGCTAGATTTAGTAAAATGCAGGTATTGGATGCGATGATCAGCACCGGAATGGTACCTGTCTATTATAATAAAGATATAGAAACAGCCAAACAGGTATTGAAAGCCTGTTATGAGGGTGGTGTGCGTGCATTTGAATTTACCAATCGCGGGGATTTCGCTCACGAGGTTTTTGCCGAGTTGGTAAAATATGCGGCCAAAGAATGTCCGGATATGATCCTAGGTATCGGTTCCATCGTCGATCCAGCTACAGCCGCTTTGTTCCTGCAACTGGGAGCGAATTTCGTGGTAGGCCCGTTGTTCAACCCGGAAATTGCGAAGGTATGTAACCGCCGCCTGGTTCCTTATACGCCGGGATGCGGTTCTGTTTCAGAAGTAGGTTTTGCACAGGAAGTGGGCTGCGACTTATGTAAGGTATTCCCTGCCGGAAATGTTGGCGGGCCTTCTTTTGTAAAAAATATGAAAGCACCGATGCCCTGGTCATTAATCATGGCTACCGGAGCCGTAGAGCCGACGGAAGAAAACCTATCTGCCTGGTTCAAAGCCGGTGTTACTTGTGTAGGCATGGGGTCTAATCTCTTCCCGAAAGAGGCCATTGCCTCGAAAGACTGGAAAGCGATAACAGGCCTTTGTATCAGGGCTTTAGAGATCATCAAAAAATACCGTTAAGTTATGAAAGCATTTCTTGATTCTGATTTCCTGCTTCAGACGGAAACAGCCCGGCAGCTGTACCACGAACATGCAGCGAAAATGCCGATCATCGACTACCATTGTCACCTGATCCCGCAACAGATTGCCGACAATTATCAGTTTGCCGATCTGACCGAGATCTGGCTGGGTGGCGACCATTACAAATGGCGTGCGATGCGTGCCAACGGTGTTCCCGAAGAATATATCACCGGCAACAAACCTTCGTTCGAGAAGTTTGAAAAGTGGGCCGATACCTTGCAGCACGCTATGCGCAATCCGCTTTATCACTGGACTCACCTGGAACTGAGCCGTATATTCGGTGTCAATAAGGTGTTGAACCCTTCAACTGCCCGCGAAATATACGACGAATGTACAGCGAAGCTGCAAACACCCGAATTCCGTGCCCAAGCAATCATGGAGCGCATGAATGTAGAGGTTGTTTGTACAACCGACGAT encodes the following:
- a CDS encoding AbrB/MazE/SpoVT family DNA-binding domain-containing protein → MERNIVQIGNSMGVILPSHILKRLNLAVKDQVFVTLEDNSIIIKPVPRRIWEAAAKEMHAAGDDELLIPDVFEDEDMEEIEWNK
- a CDS encoding bifunctional 4-hydroxy-2-oxoglutarate aldolase/2-dehydro-3-deoxy-phosphogluconate aldolase translates to MARFSKMQVLDAMISTGMVPVYYNKDIETAKQVLKACYEGGVRAFEFTNRGDFAHEVFAELVKYAAKECPDMILGIGSIVDPATAALFLQLGANFVVGPLFNPEIAKVCNRRLVPYTPGCGSVSEVGFAQEVGCDLCKVFPAGNVGGPSFVKNMKAPMPWSLIMATGAVEPTEENLSAWFKAGVTCVGMGSNLFPKEAIASKDWKAITGLCIRALEIIKKYR
- a CDS encoding BlaI/MecI/CopY family transcriptional regulator; the encoded protein is MEKLTMQEEEVMRWIWQIGPCFVKDILAKYPDPKPPYTTLASIVKNLERKKYVKNKRYGNTYEYTPLIPESEYKRTFMSGVVRNYFEDSYKEMVSFFAKEQKISTDDLKDIIDLIEKGKE
- a CDS encoding sugar kinase; the protein is MDKKVITFGEIMLRLATPDYLRFSQSNQLNATFGGGEANVAVSLANYGIAAEFVTRLPKNDIARACVMDLRKYGVGTSHIVYGGDRLGIYFLETGAVARASKVVYDRAHSSIAEIQPGMINWEEVLKDASWFHWTGITPAISQGAADACLEAIQTANKLGIPVSCDINYRKNLWKYGKTASEIMPALVAGCDVILGNEEDAEKVFGIKPEGFDVAQTAGEVNAAEFESVCTQLMAKFPRAKKVIITLRGSINANHNTWGGVLYADGKLYQSRRYDITHIVDRVGGGDSFMGGLIYGLLTYTTDDQKALDFAVAASCLKHTIYGDFNQVTVDEVEKLMEGDGSGRVSR
- a CDS encoding DUF418 domain-containing protein, with the translated sequence MQQTTLTKIPRIEVVDALRGFAVLAIILVHNLEHFIFPVYPDPASQPEWLNILDEGVFSVIFSLFAGKAYAIFSLLFGFTFYIQYTNQLRKGKDFGYRFLWRLLLLAGFATLNAAFFPAGDVLLLFCFVGLFLFLVRKWNDKAVLIAAIILLLQPVEWFHYIASLFNPEYTLPNLGVGDMYGEVAEYTKEGNFWKFIWGNVTLGQKASLFWAIGAGRFLQTAGLFMLGLLIGRKQLFVTSDSNTRFWVKALIISSILFCPLYQLKVMLYDNIDVPMIKQTVGVILDMWQKFAFTAVLVASFVLLYQKESFKKLTAGLRFYGKMSLTNYISQSIMGAIIYFPFGLYLAPYCGYTVSLLIGFVLFLLQVSFCKWWLKGHKQGPLESIWHKLTWINSK
- a CDS encoding type II toxin-antitoxin system PemK/MazF family toxin — its product is MEQIEQYSIYWVDFNPTKGSEINKIRPAAVVSPNELNRHLNTVIIIPLTSTVKSYPWRVKCSLDGKEGMLATEQICTIDKQRIGKLIGILSEDEIDALAEALEELLIL